GCGTCGCCCATTAAAAAAGTACCCTGGTCGCGCATTACTTCCTTGGTAATGTAACTGATCGCCTGCGGCACTTCCTTGATCGGCGTGGCCGTTTTGCTGGCTATAAATGAAAGGTCGTTTTTGTAGGTTGTCTCCCGGCGACCCAAAATTTCCACCGTTTGCAGTTCTTCGGCCGCGTCGGAAATCGTGAGATCGAGTGTCACCGTTTCGCCGGATTTGACACTCACATTCTGGTCGATTCTTTTAAAACCAACTCCGGTACCGATTAATTGATAGTTTCCGTCTGCCAGTGCATTGAATTCAAATGCGCCGTCGACAGAAGTAACCGTCCCTTTCCCGGTACCTTTTAAAATGATATTGACAGACTCGGCAGGCTGGCCCGTAGTCGCTTGGATCTGACCTTTGATGCTGCCCGTCTGAGCCTGCGCACCAAATCCGAGAAGTAATAGAAGGAGTAAAAAATGGATTCGCATCGTATTGGGTTAAATAAGCGGACTAAAATCTGGCGATAAAAGTATACTTATTTAGACTAATACGAAATAATAAAGTGGTGACTTTGAAAATAATAGCTGTTTGAAACTAAAAATTGTTTTATTATTTCAAAAAAATCAGGTTAAAGGAATATTCGGTAAACCGCTGGTTACGCTACTTGACACCGTTTCTGCCGATGTTGGTTTCCGCCGTTGCTGGTGTTGCCACTCCGCCATTGTTGGTGTTGTCATTACGGCCATTGTTTGTGTTGTCACCAACAAAATGTTATATGTCTCCCGCCATTGTTGGTGTTGTCACCAACAACATCGTATATGTCTTGTTCGGAACAACCAGGCATGGCCGTAGCACTGCGGGCGACAACACCCGCAGCGGCCAACTATATATTCGCCTTAATAAATGAAAGCCCGTCGCGCATTAACTGCTCTTCCGAGTCAAACATCTTCCGCCATATATTGGCCACAGGCAGCTTCGGACTGAATGCTTCAATGCTGATCCAACCATCGTAGTTAATGTCACTGATCGACTTAAAAACACCTTCCCAATCCACATTTCCTTTTCCGGGCGTAGAACGGTCGTTTTCCGATAGTTGAATAAATGATATTTTGTTACCTGCTTTTCTGATCATGTCGCCGATATTTTTCTCCTCAATGTTGGCGTGAAAAGTATCAAACATGATTGTGCAATTCGGATGATTGACTTCATTCACAAACCGGATCAACTCGTCGCCGCAGCTGGTGAGGTACATTTCGAAACGGTTCAGGTATTCCAATCCCAGCGTGATATCCAGGGATTCGGCATAATCTGCTACTTCGCGAATACCTTCGATGCCCCACTGCCACTCGTCGGCAGTTGCCGGCTGGCCGGTAAAAACACCCAGTGCAGAGTGGTAAGGGCCCATTAACTTGGTGGCACCGAGTACGAGTGAACAATCGAGCGCGCTTTTCAGGTGATCGATCGTGTGCCGCCGCATCGCAGGGTCGGCGCTGATCAGGTTTTCATCAGGTCCGCAAATGGTATCGGTTTCACATGCCAGCCCAAGTGAATCCAGCTTTTTGCGGAAGCTGAACCAATGTTCAGGATTGGTATTGAAAATAGGTACTTCAACACCGTCAAATCCAATTTCTTTAATCAGTTCCAGGGTAGGGAAGAGGCGCTCGTCAATTTGATTCCCCCAAAGGAGAAGGTTCATGCTAAATTTCATCAAATTCCATTTTTGCGGTAGTAGATAACGCAATCTTACAACAATTCGCGACTGAACGTATTCCGCGTTTTGACAAGTATTGATCGGTTATTGATATATCCGGCGACAAAATAGGGAATTACCGATAAAATGCGATCATAAAAAAAGCAACTTCGAATTTCGAAGTTGCTGATAGAGTATGTTGACTTACTTATTGAGCCCTGGCAAAAATGAGCTGATTGTTATTTTCGTAGTAAAGAATAAGCCTGTTCGGTTTCAGATCGTAGACGTTTACATTCGGCAATGCATTCACAAAAGTATTACCCCAGCTCGTTTCGACCCGCTCTGTGCCCCCTCCGCCGAGTTGGATTGTATTTTGCTGGGCTGTTTCGTAAAATCCGGTGAGGTAATTAGTTGACGAAGTGCCTTCCAACTCACCCTTTTCCTTAAAGTTCAGGCTTACCTCAAATGCTCCTTTGGCAGGAGCCGGTTTTTTGATTGTATCACGCTCCTGCACAATGCTTTCCAGCTGCCATTTACCCGTTAATTCAACGTTCGTATTGATTGTGGTAGTTTTTCCACAACTGCTCAGCACAGAAATGGCCAGTACAAATACGGCCAGAACCAGGAAGTTTTTCATAGAAATAACGATTCTTCAAGATGGTTAAAAGAGGACATGGTGACAAGTGAAATAGTTGCAAAAATCTCAGATTGCTCCACATATGCTATAAAAAGTATGCCATTGAAGCGCAACCAGCCTTGTCTTAAATGAACGCTTTTTAACCTCATATTCTTTTGCCAGTTAATAAAAGATTACAAATAGGTAAATGCTGAACTAATCGGATTTTGATATTAATTTTGCTTACTTTTAAATATCAGGGTAAATATTCAGACAGAACATTGAAGGCGCCAATTCACAAGAACATTGAAAGTCAGGTTCACACAGTAACTGTGCAGGAGCTGAAAGCACCGCATTTTGATCCCAACTGGCATTTTCATCCGCACTATCAATTATTTACCGTATTGGAAGGAACAGGCAAACGGTTGATTGGCGATTCGATCCAAACGTTTGGTCCCGGGGATACAGTTTTTCTTGGTCCTGACGTACCCCATTTGTGGCGGAGTGACCCGGCGTATTTTGATACGCATTCTGGCCTGAATACGCACGGAGTTGTGCTTTATTTTCAGGAAGATTTTTTGGGAAAAGATTTTCTGGAAAAACCTGAAATGCTGGGATTGAGGCAATTACTGATCGATTCAAAACGCGGCATCGAATACCGCGGTGAACTGCGTGAGCACATTCGCACGGAACTGCTGGCGATGATCAGTACCGAAGGGTTTAAAAGTATTCTCCGGCTCCTCACACTATTAGACACGCTCGCGCACGAGTCGGGCGGGTCGCCTATTTCCAGTTATGGATATGTCAATACCTATAAAGTGTCGGAAACCGAGCGGATGCAGAAAGTACATGACTATGTTTTGCAGCACTTTTTCCAGGAAATCAGGCTTGGCGACGTTGCGTCGCTGGCAGGAATGACCGAAGCCGCTTTTTGCCGCTACTTCAAAGCACGGTCAAACAAAACATTCATCGATTTTGTCAACGAAATCCGCATCGGCCATTCCTGCAAGCTGCTGCTGGAAGACAAATGGACCATCGCCCAAATCGCCTATGACAGCGGCTTCGACTCGCTCTCGAACTTCAACCGAAATTTCAAAAAGTACATAGGGCACACGCCAAGAGAATACAAAGGGAATTATTGAAAGAAAACGAAGAAGGGACTTTCTGAAATGAAAATCCCTTCTTCCTCCATCTTCACTTTCCTCCGTTTCTCCAATTTTACCCTTTCACATAATTCGTCCCATACGGAGCTCGCTGCGGCCGGGAAAGCATTGAATTCGCTTCCTTATCACCGATAAATTGCTCTTTTTTCGGATCCCATTTTAATTTTCGCTGCAACTTCATGGCAGTATGCGCGATCAGGCAGGCTGAGCACGATCGATGCGCTATTTCGGCGTGGCTGATCGTCTGCTTGCCGCTTTGAATGCTCTCGATCCAGTTCTGGTGCTGCTCCGGACTTTCGTATAAATGGACTTCATTTTGCTGAATTACCGAGCCTAATATCTTCTGATCGCTGGCATAGAAAGCCTTGTTTTCTTTCGCTGCGGCAGCCGCGCCTGGATCAGAGGCAGTTACACCCACATTTCCGCGGGAAACGAAGATCCAGCCTTCGGTACCCTCAAATTTCACACCATTCGGATTGGTGCCGCCAATTTCCATTTCGACGCCATTTGCATATTTTGCATTCACCAAAAAGTCGCCGTGCACATCCCACAAACCTGATCCCTGTGCGGGAAAGGTGGCTTTTCCTTCCACTTCGATTGGCCCGGTTAGCTCCGTATCCATTCCCCAATGCGCAATGTCAATATGGTGAGAGCCCCAGCCGGTGATCATACCTGCGCCAAACTGCTCCAGACGCAGCCAGCCCGGACGGTCGTTAATGTCTGTTTGTGAGTGCACGCGATCCAGCGTATAAAAAATTTCCGGCGTCGAGCCGAGCCACATATTGTAGTTCAGGTTTGCAGGTACCGGCATTTGAGCGGTGCTTCCGCCGGCAGGGTCACCCGGCAGGCCAACATACACTTTTTTCAATTTGCCAATGCGACCATTGCGTACCAGTTCACAGGTCCGCTTAAACTGCGGCCAGGGAGAAATCGAGCGCTGCTGACTGCCCAGCTGAAAGATCACGCCCTTTTTCTTGATCATATCTGCCATTTGCCGGCCTTCCTTGATCGTGAGTGACGTAGGTTTTTGCATGTAAATGTGCTTTCCGGCCACCGCAGCTTCCATAGCCGGTTGTGCGTGCCAGTGGTCGGGCGTACTGATAATTACCGCGTCTATATCTTTTCTCGCCAGGATCTCGTGGTAGTCGTCATATGTTTTGACTTCCAGATAATTTTCCTTACCTGTCCGTTCTGCGTATTTTTTTTCAATCCAGACCTTTCCTTTTGCGAGCCGGTTTTTATCCAGATCGGCCACAGCAATTACGTGTGCAGCCTCATTTTTGATTACTTCGGGTAAATCGTGTGAAGATCCGATCCTTCCGAAGCCAATCTGCCCGATGTTGATCTTATTGCTCGGCGCATTTTTACCAAAAACACTTGAAGGGACAATAGTGGGAAACATGGATGCCGCGATTATGCCCGCTGTACCTTTTGCAGTCGTTTTAAGAAAAGATCGCCTGTTCT
This Dyadobacter sp. UC 10 DNA region includes the following protein-coding sequences:
- a CDS encoding sugar phosphate isomerase/epimerase family protein — translated: MKFSMNLLLWGNQIDERLFPTLELIKEIGFDGVEVPIFNTNPEHWFSFRKKLDSLGLACETDTICGPDENLISADPAMRRHTIDHLKSALDCSLVLGATKLMGPYHSALGVFTGQPATADEWQWGIEGIREVADYAESLDITLGLEYLNRFEMYLTSCGDELIRFVNEVNHPNCTIMFDTFHANIEEKNIGDMIRKAGNKISFIQLSENDRSTPGKGNVDWEGVFKSISDINYDGWISIEAFSPKLPVANIWRKMFDSEEQLMRDGLSFIKANI
- a CDS encoding META domain-containing protein, which translates into the protein MKNFLVLAVFVLAISVLSSCGKTTTINTNVELTGKWQLESIVQERDTIKKPAPAKGAFEVSLNFKEKGELEGTSSTNYLTGFYETAQQNTIQLGGGGTERVETSWGNTFVNALPNVNVYDLKPNRLILYYENNNQLIFARAQ
- a CDS encoding AraC family transcriptional regulator; this encodes MKAPIHKNIESQVHTVTVQELKAPHFDPNWHFHPHYQLFTVLEGTGKRLIGDSIQTFGPGDTVFLGPDVPHLWRSDPAYFDTHSGLNTHGVVLYFQEDFLGKDFLEKPEMLGLRQLLIDSKRGIEYRGELREHIRTELLAMISTEGFKSILRLLTLLDTLAHESGGSPISSYGYVNTYKVSETERMQKVHDYVLQHFFQEIRLGDVASLAGMTEAAFCRYFKARSNKTFIDFVNEIRIGHSCKLLLEDKWTIAQIAYDSGFDSLSNFNRNFKKYIGHTPREYKGNY
- a CDS encoding Gfo/Idh/MocA family protein; this translates as MKDNQPENNQNRRSFLKTTAKGTAGIIAASMFPTIVPSSVFGKNAPSNKINIGQIGFGRIGSSHDLPEVIKNEAAHVIAVADLDKNRLAKGKVWIEKKYAERTGKENYLEVKTYDDYHEILARKDIDAVIISTPDHWHAQPAMEAAVAGKHIYMQKPTSLTIKEGRQMADMIKKKGVIFQLGSQQRSISPWPQFKRTCELVRNGRIGKLKKVYVGLPGDPAGGSTAQMPVPANLNYNMWLGSTPEIFYTLDRVHSQTDINDRPGWLRLEQFGAGMITGWGSHHIDIAHWGMDTELTGPIEVEGKATFPAQGSGLWDVHGDFLVNAKYANGVEMEIGGTNPNGVKFEGTEGWIFVSRGNVGVTASDPGAAAAAKENKAFYASDQKILGSVIQQNEVHLYESPEQHQNWIESIQSGKQTISHAEIAHRSCSACLIAHTAMKLQRKLKWDPKKEQFIGDKEANSMLSRPQRAPYGTNYVKG